From the genome of Flavobacterium sediminis:
TGATTATTCTTGTCGTAAGCTTTAAAACCATGTCCTGAAAAGGCAGGAATAAGCATGGCGAAATCAAACTCTTCAGATTTGTATTCTCCTTCTAAATTTTCATAATATGCTTTCCCTTTTTCAATTTTATTCACTCCGGCTCCTAAAATCCATTTGATATCTCGGTCTTCAAAGACCATTTCGACCATATCCGAAGATTTCATATTGAAACCGTTGTAATCCAGCAACATTCCGTCCATACCGAAATCTCCTAATTCATATTCATTAGAGATCCAAGTAATATCGGCTTTATCCCGAACTCCGAACTTTTGCAGTTCTTTTTCTACATTCAGTATGTACTCAAACGCTGCTCCTTGACAGGTTGCCTTCGGATGTCCGGTTCCAATTAATATCTTAGCTTTTTTATCAGATTTTTTCAATTCATTAATCAGCTTGTGTAAAGCCTCAGAAGCATGTGTAGCATGATCGTAAGTACAAACGGAATACACGTTGTTTGTTCCCGGTTGTAAGCCTTCAGTCAAATCAAAAGCTAATTTGGGTCCGGTTGCATTGACCAAATAATCGTAGGTCACTTTTTCCTGTTTTCCCTGATTTTCACCAAAAACACCCTCTACCAATATATAAGGCTTCGGTTCCTGTGCATCTCCTTCCGGATGGAAAGAGACCGCTTTAGCTTGTTTGTATCCTATTCCTTTTCTTTTATACAATGGTTCTAAGGGAAAAATTACATCTTTCGGTTTCATTCTTCCGATTCCTACCCAAATATTGGAAGGAACCCATTGGTAATTTCTATTAGGAGAAACTACCAATACTTCGTGTTGTTTCCCTAACTTTCTTCTTAAATGTGCTGCTGCAGTATGTCCTGCAATTCCCGCACCTAGTATGACTATCTTGGACATTATGATTAGTTTTGTTATGTCAAAATTATTCTAACGGCTTCTGTCTTACAGCAACAATTGTTACACACTTAACTAAATCAGAATCGGTTAGCGTTTCTCTTAAAAGCAGCCAGATGATTTTTTGAGGCAAAAAGGAGTGATTCTAAAATCTGCTTTTCATACGCAGGGATTTCTGCTTTTAAAAGAAGTTCGAGGTCAGCTATATCTGTTTCTTCAATAATTCGTCCTACTTCAATAGCTTCTTTAGGTGATTGCAATCCTTGTGCTAAAAGTCTATCGTACAACTTTTGCAAAGTTTGATTATGGAATTTTCCTCTTTCAGAAAATAATTCAAATGCTATTTGTTTTGTCTGAACTATCACTTCTACACTTTCCATGTGACGGCTTTCACTTTGCTTGATATTATGAAAAATCCGTAAATCCCATTTCTCACCCAAAGCATCGTAAATATCATGGGCTAATTTTTCTTCCTCCCACAGGTAACGGTAATCTATGGCAGAAGATTCCTGTGCTGCTATCATTTGGATTCCAAATAAAAAGGTCACTGCTATTATTTTAATTACATTGTTCATGAGGTGACGTGATTATAGTATTATATTCTTCCTGTGTTAAATATTGAGGAGTATATGTTTCCCCCAGATTATCCAGAGCAGAAACAAAACTTCTTAAATGATTGCGGGAACCGCATTGTAAACTTTCGTAAACATTCAGTACGGCAGAATTGTTTATAAGTAAAGATTCTTCTTGCAGATCAACTATATCCAGATCTTCAATAGTTGCTCCTATTGTTAAAGCTGCCACTTGATTAGCTTGTCCGTCTATTACAAATTGATCATACAAATCTTGTAAGTTCTGGTTATTGAATTGTCCTTCCGGTAAGATTGTATAAGAAATATTATAACGATCTAATTGCTGTGCAATAGCATCCATGTGACTTTGCTCACTTTGTTTAATATTTTCAAATTCAGTTAAACTCCAAAGGTCATCTAAATACCGATAAGTATCACGAGCTAATTTTTCTTCTTCCAGCATAAAAAGCAAACTATTTTGTTCAGTAACTGTCAATGGCTCATAATTGTTGTTATCATCGTTATCACTACAGCCGGATAGAACGAGTACTAACAAAATAAATCCTGTTTTTAATAGAGTGGTTCTCATAGCATTTCAATTAAGTTATTCCCAAATTTAGTACTTAAAAAGAAGTTTTACCGTAACAAAAGATACAGATAATCAAAACCTTAACTCCATAAAAAAAAGGGTTACGTTTCCGTAACCCTTTTACTTTTAAACAAAATTCAAATTATTTTTTGTCTTCCGCTTTTTTAGATGCGCAACATCCTGCTTTTTTCTCACTACCGCAAGATGCTTTCTTATCTTTATCACAAGATTTTTTATCTGCACAACACGATTTTTCTGTTTTAGCTTTCTTCTCTTGTTTAGGCTCTTGAGCATTTACATTTAAAGCTAATACGAACGCTGCTAAAGCGACCATTGAAACCAACTTTTTCATTTTCTTAATTTTTAATTTTATAACTACTTTTCTTTAAACTTAGGAAGCAAATATAGAAATTTCTACTAATTATACTTCACTTTTATTATTTTTTTATGATTTTCTCCAACAGGTATCTGCAAAGCGAAGCAAAAATGGTTAATTTACCTTTTTATAACTCAAAACTGACAAAACATTCACCACAAAAGCATACGATACAATAACGACTAAATGCAATTGTATTTCTTTTAATCCTGCTCCTTTGAGCATGACCATTCGGATCATTTCAACAAAATAGCGTATCGGATTTAACAGGGTTAGTTTTTGCGCCCAAACCGGCATGCTGTCTATCGGTGTAAATAAACCGCTCATTAAAATAAAAATCACCATAAAGAACCAAGCAACAAACATGGCTTGTTGTTGTGTCTGAGCATTGTTAGAAATAAACAATCCCAATCCCAAAACCAAGAACAAATATAATGCCGTAAACAAATATACTAAAGCAATATTCCCAACAATAGGAACATTGAAGACCAATTTAGCAATTAGCAAGCCTATAGTAAGTACAACTAACCCGATTACCCAGAACGGAAAAAGTTTACCTATAATGAATTGGTATTTTTTAATGGGAGTAACATTGATCTGTTCTAATGTTCCTATTTCCTTTTCTCTTACAATGTTCATGGCAGACAAGAACAAAGTAAGCATTGTAACAAGTAATACCAAGATACCCGGAACCATATATGTTTTGTAATTCAGTGTTTTGTTGTACCAAAAAGAAGGTATGGGCTCAACGCTTAGCAATGTGTACTGGTTCCCTGACTGATGAAATGTACTCATTAAAATATTTTGACTAAAACTGCGGATCACTTCTGTTATATACACATTCTCCACTCCGGCAGTAGCTCCGTCAATTGCATTGATCCGTACCGGTATATGTACCAGATTATCTTTCATTAAATTTTGCTCAAACTGATACGGAAATTCTAAGATCACATCTATAGTTCCTTCCTGCATTGCAATATCAGCTTGTTTGGCTGTCTGCATTTCTGAGGTTACGTTGAAATAAGGAGAAGCACTGAACTTTGACTGTAACTCTCTCGACATTTTTGAATGGTCATGATCTACAATAGCGATCTTAATATTCTTAATGTCAAAACTAGCTGCATTCGACAAAATAAGCAATTGCATAACCGGCATTACGATAAGTAAAGGTAACATTCCTTTATTTCTAAAGATCTGTTTAAATTCTTTCTGTATGATATATAATAACAGTCGCATTATTCTAATCTGATTTTATATTTCTTTACACTTAACAAAATAAAGAACGATGTCATTCCGAACAGGATCAACGTTTCTTTCCAAATTATAGCGAACGAAGCTCCTTTTAACATAATTGCTTTTATAATTATGATGAACCACTTAGCCGGAATAATGTTACTCATAATTTGCATGGGCAACGGCATACTGGCTATAGGAAAAATAAATCCGGACAAGATAATAACCGGTAACATTAATCCCATCATAGAAATCAGCATAGCTGTTTGTTGAGATTGTGCAATAGTCGAGATCAAAATACCTAAAGACAATGCGGTTACAATAAACAAAATACTTTCTGCTGCTAAAAGCAATAAGCTTCCTTTGACAGGCATTCCAAAAACAAAAACACCAAGCGAAACAATGACTATAGCGTTAATCACAGATAAAAACACATACGGAAATACCTTTCCCAAGATCACCTGAAACGGATGCAAGGGAGAAACCAACAATACTTCCATTGTGCCGATCTCTTTTTCACGAGCGATGGAGATGGAAGTCATCATAGCAGAAACTAACATTAAGATCACAGTCATTACTCCCGGAACGAAAGTATACACACTTCGCATATCCGGATTGTACAGAAATCGGGAATCTAACACAATACCGGAAGGTTTTGTTTGCCCATCACTTTCTTCCCTAACATAATTTTGAATGATGGCATTAGCATAGTTTGTGGCTGTATTAGCTACATTAGGGTCAGTAGCATCAGAGATGATCTGTATTTCCGGCTGGTCCTGATTGGCTAATTTTTGCCCGAAATCTTTTTCAAATACTAATACTAACTTTATTTTACCTCTTTTGAACACCGATTCTATTTCTGTATCGGATTGTAATTTTTGTTCGATATTGAAATAACGTGAAGCATCAATTTTTGAGATCAATTGTTTTGTTTCAACATCATTGGATTTATCTAAGATAGCGATATTCACATTATTAATTTCGTTCGTAATAGCAAAGCCAAATAACATAATCTGAATAACCGGCATCCCGAACAAAATAAACATGGAGCGTTTATCTCTGAATATATGATAAAATTCTTTTTTAACAAAGCCTAAAAAACGTTTCATAGATACACCATTTGTTATTCGACATTTCGAGCCAATTTTAAAAAAACCTCGTTCATTCCGGAAACTTTAAACTGCTCTTTGAGCTTTTTCGGAGTGTCCAAAGCTTCAATTTTTCCGTCCACCATAATAGACACTCTGGTGCAATATTCAGCTTCGTCCATGTAGTGTGTCGTTACAAAAATAGTGGTTCCGTTATGGGCTTCTTCGTCAATCATTTCCCAAAATTGTCTGCGGGTTATAGGATCTACTCCCCCGGTGGGTTCGTCCAGAAAAACAATTTTAGGTTCGTGTAACAAAGCCACTGAGAAAGCCAGTTTTTGTTTCCATCCCAAAGGCAATTGCCCTACTCTTTCGTCTGCCACGTTTTCCATATCCAGTCTTTTAATCAGTTCAACTGTTTTCTCCTGAATGAGTTTTGGTTTTAAGCCGTATATCCCACCGAAAAAACGAATATTTTCTTTAATAGTCAGATCGTCATACAGCGAAAATCGCTGGCTCATGTAGCCAATATTTTTCTTTACTTCATTAGCATCCTTAGCTACATTAAATCCTGCTACGACCGCAGTCCCGGAAGTTGGTCTTGAAATTCCGATCAACATTTTCATGGCTGTAGTTTTTCCGGCTCCGTTAGCACCTAAGAAACCGAATATCTCTCCTTTTTTCACTTCAAAAGAGATTCCTTTCACAGCTGTAAAATCACCGAATTGCTTGGTTAGATTTTCGACCTGAATGATAGTATCTTGTTCCATAAGCTTATTCTTCATCTGAATTTATGAACACATCTTCTATACTTGCTTTAATCCGGCGTATACTGAAATTATAATGTCCTTTTTGATCCAGATACTGCTGTAAATCTTCTGTTTTAAACCGAGGGTCATTATTGATATAATGAATACTCTCTCCGAAAGAAAACACACTTTTAGTTTCCGGAAACTGTTTCAGATCCTGAAGCAATAAATACATATTCTCAGCGATTACTTCGTAGATGATCGGTTCAAAAGTTTGCACAATATTTTCCGGTGTATCTATTTTGAAAATCTTTCCGTTTCGGATAAAAGCTATTCTATCACAAAGTGACGCTTCGTCCATATAGGGGGTAGAGACTAAAATAGTAATGTTTTGCTTTTTTAATCGTTTGAGCATTTCCCAGAACTCTTTTCTCGATACCGGATCCACACCGGTTGTCGGTTCATCTAAAAACAGTACTTCAGGTGCATGAATCAAAGCACAGCACAACGCCAGTTTTTGCTTCATTCCACCAGATAAATCTTTGGCTCTTCTGTCTTTAAAAGGTTCTATCTGAACATAAATATCTTTAATTAAATCGTAGTTTTCTTCTATGGTCGTTCCGAAAATCGTAGCAAAAAAGGTTAAATTCTCCTCTACAGTCAAATCCTGATACAAGGAAAATCTTCCGGGCATATACCCTACACGGTTACGAATGGTTTTGTATTTTTTTTCCACATCAAAACCAACAACAGAAGCTTGTCCGTTCTGCGGCACTAAAAGAGTGGTTAAAATTCTAAAAAGCGTTGTTTTTCCGGCTCCGTCAGGACCGATAAGACCAAATAGCTCACCACTTTTCACCTCAAAAGAAACATCCTGAAGTGCCTGAACATTTTTAAATTTTTTAGAAATATTTTGAACGACAATGCTCATTTTATTCTTGTTTTAACCAAACTTCTGCCGGCATTCCTATTTTCAGACTTCCGTCATTTTTTACCAAAACTTTTACCGCATAGACCAGGTTCACACGTTCTTCTTTCGTTTGGATGATCTTAGGCGTAAATTCTGCATTCGAAGCGATCCATGAAATCGTACCGCTGTAGTCTTTCATCCCGTCTTCAACATCAATCTTCACATTTACTTTCTGACCTATTTTCAGCTGTGGCAATTGCTTCTCTCCTACATAAACCCTTAATGTCAGTTGTGAAACATCGGCTATTTTATACAATGGTTTTCCAAAAGCCGTTACTTCACCCGGTTCAACATACTTGGCTAAAACAGTCCCGTTTATCGGGTTTACGACTTTGCTCTTCTCAATTTGATCGTTGATTTTAGCTACCTGCACTGCTACCGATTTTACTTCATTTACTATCGGTCTATTTTGCGTTTT
Proteins encoded in this window:
- a CDS encoding ABC transporter permease; the encoded protein is MRLLLYIIQKEFKQIFRNKGMLPLLIVMPVMQLLILSNAASFDIKNIKIAIVDHDHSKMSRELQSKFSASPYFNVTSEMQTAKQADIAMQEGTIDVILEFPYQFEQNLMKDNLVHIPVRINAIDGATAGVENVYITEVIRSFSQNILMSTFHQSGNQYTLLSVEPIPSFWYNKTLNYKTYMVPGILVLLVTMLTLFLSAMNIVREKEIGTLEQINVTPIKKYQFIIGKLFPFWVIGLVVLTIGLLIAKLVFNVPIVGNIALVYLFTALYLFLVLGLGLFISNNAQTQQQAMFVAWFFMVIFILMSGLFTPIDSMPVWAQKLTLLNPIRYFVEMIRMVMLKGAGLKEIQLHLVVIVSYAFVVNVLSVLSYKKVN
- a CDS encoding ABC transporter ATP-binding protein, yielding MEQDTIIQVENLTKQFGDFTAVKGISFEVKKGEIFGFLGANGAGKTTAMKMLIGISRPTSGTAVVAGFNVAKDANEVKKNIGYMSQRFSLYDDLTIKENIRFFGGIYGLKPKLIQEKTVELIKRLDMENVADERVGQLPLGWKQKLAFSVALLHEPKIVFLDEPTGGVDPITRRQFWEMIDEEAHNGTTIFVTTHYMDEAEYCTRVSIMVDGKIEALDTPKKLKEQFKVSGMNEVFLKLARNVE
- a CDS encoding NAD(P)/FAD-dependent oxidoreductase, which gives rise to MSKIVILGAGIAGHTAAAHLRRKLGKQHEVLVVSPNRNYQWVPSNIWVGIGRMKPKDVIFPLEPLYKRKGIGYKQAKAVSFHPEGDAQEPKPYILVEGVFGENQGKQEKVTYDYLVNATGPKLAFDLTEGLQPGTNNVYSVCTYDHATHASEALHKLINELKKSDKKAKILIGTGHPKATCQGAAFEYILNVEKELQKFGVRDKADITWISNEYELGDFGMDGMLLDYNGFNMKSSDMVEMVFEDRDIKWILGAGVNKIEKGKAYYENLEGEYKSEEFDFAMLIPAFSGHGFKAYDKNNQDITDKLFKGFMIVDADYTPKPYEEWTVQDWPETYQNPSYKNIFAPGIAFAPPHTISKPRKSKNGTDIFPAPPRTGMPSGITAKLVADNIIDSIKAGKESLHHKGSMGNMGAACIASAGYGLTQGSGVSITTYPIVPDYKKYPDTQGRDINKTFGDIGLAGHWVKLALHYAFIWKAKMRPFWWLIPE
- a CDS encoding ABC transporter permease, which encodes MKRFLGFVKKEFYHIFRDKRSMFILFGMPVIQIMLFGFAITNEINNVNIAILDKSNDVETKQLISKIDASRYFNIEQKLQSDTEIESVFKRGKIKLVLVFEKDFGQKLANQDQPEIQIISDATDPNVANTATNYANAIIQNYVREESDGQTKPSGIVLDSRFLYNPDMRSVYTFVPGVMTVILMLVSAMMTSISIAREKEIGTMEVLLVSPLHPFQVILGKVFPYVFLSVINAIVIVSLGVFVFGMPVKGSLLLLAAESILFIVTALSLGILISTIAQSQQTAMLISMMGLMLPVIILSGFIFPIASMPLPMQIMSNIIPAKWFIIIIKAIMLKGASFAIIWKETLILFGMTSFFILLSVKKYKIRLE
- a CDS encoding DUF2202 domain-containing protein, with amino-acid sequence MRTTLLKTGFILLVLVLSGCSDNDDNNNYEPLTVTEQNSLLFMLEEEKLARDTYRYLDDLWSLTEFENIKQSEQSHMDAIAQQLDRYNISYTILPEGQFNNQNLQDLYDQFVIDGQANQVAALTIGATIEDLDIVDLQEESLLINNSAVLNVYESLQCGSRNHLRSFVSALDNLGETYTPQYLTQEEYNTIITSPHEQCN
- a CDS encoding DUF2202 domain-containing protein, which translates into the protein MNNVIKIIAVTFLFGIQMIAAQESSAIDYRYLWEEEKLAHDIYDALGEKWDLRIFHNIKQSESRHMESVEVIVQTKQIAFELFSERGKFHNQTLQKLYDRLLAQGLQSPKEAIEVGRIIEETDIADLELLLKAEIPAYEKQILESLLFASKNHLAAFKRNANRF
- a CDS encoding HlyD family secretion protein, coding for MRKILFLLPVFSLLACGNGADEADAYGNFEATEVTVSAEANGKIESLKLDEGDVLKANEQVGLIDTLQLYFAKEQLKATQNTVASKTAVVSTQEKVLQEQLKTTLIEQKRIHDMFAEKAATQRQVDEIDGKVNVLNEQITNVKTQNRPIVNEVKSVAVQVAKINDQIEKSKVVNPINGTVLAKYVEPGEVTAFGKPLYKIADVSQLTLRVYVGEKQLPQLKIGQKVNVKIDVEDGMKDYSGTISWIASNAEFTPKIIQTKEERVNLVYAVKVLVKNDGSLKIGMPAEVWLKQE
- a CDS encoding ABC transporter ATP-binding protein, whose translation is MSIVVQNISKKFKNVQALQDVSFEVKSGELFGLIGPDGAGKTTLFRILTTLLVPQNGQASVVGFDVEKKYKTIRNRVGYMPGRFSLYQDLTVEENLTFFATIFGTTIEENYDLIKDIYVQIEPFKDRRAKDLSGGMKQKLALCCALIHAPEVLFLDEPTTGVDPVSRKEFWEMLKRLKKQNITILVSTPYMDEASLCDRIAFIRNGKIFKIDTPENIVQTFEPIIYEVIAENMYLLLQDLKQFPETKSVFSFGESIHYINNDPRFKTEDLQQYLDQKGHYNFSIRRIKASIEDVFINSDEE